From a single Sander vitreus isolate 19-12246 chromosome 4, sanVit1, whole genome shotgun sequence genomic region:
- the slc32a1 gene encoding vesicular inhibitory amino acid transporter: MATLIRSKLSNKLSNAATTVSNKSQAKVSGMFARMGFQAATDEEGLGFAACDDLDYDHRQGMQMDILTTDEMGGEGSGEALDGDSHYQRDGTGPPNSASKDGDLVNELTEAKPKITAWEAGWNVTNAIQGMFVLGLPYAILHGGYLGLFLIIFAAVVCCYTGKILIACLYEEDEDGQLVRVRDSYVDIANACCAPRFPSLGGHVVNVAQIIELVMTCILYVVVSGNLMYNSFPNMPISQKSWAIIATIALLPCAFLRSLKAVSKFSLLCTMAHFVINVLVIAYCLSRARDWAWDKVKFYIDVKKFPISIGIIVFSYTSQIFLPSLEGNMQKPSEFHCMMNWTHIAACILKGLFALVAYLTWADATKEVITDNLPSTIRAVVNIFLVAKALLSYPLPFFAAVEVLEKSFFQDGGRAIFPDCYRGDGRIKPWGLTLRCILVVFTLLMAVFVPHFALLMGLTGSLTGAGLCFLLPSLFHLRLLWRKLLWHQVFFDVAIFVIGGICSISGFIHSMEGLVEAFRYNIQE; this comes from the exons ATGGCGACGTTAATCAGAAGCAAGCTTTCTAATAAACTGTCAAATGCAGCCACCACTGTCTCCAACAAATCCCAGGCGAAGGTGAGCGGGATGTTCGCCAGGATGGGGTTCCAGGCCGCCACCGATGAGGAGGGTCTGGGCTTCGCCGCCTGTGATGACCTGGACTACGACCACCGGCAAGGCATGCAGATGGACATTTTGACAACCGATGAgatgggaggagaggggagcGGAGAAGCGCTGGATGGGGACAGCCACTACCAGAGGGACGGCACCGGTCCACCAAACTCAGCCTCAAAAGACGGAGATCTGGTGAACGAGTTGACTGAAGCCAAACCAAAAATCACCGCTTGGGAGGCGGGCTGGAACGTCACGAATGCAATCCAG GGGATGTTCGTTCTTGGGTTGCCCTACGCCATCCTGCACGGAGGATACCTCGGACTCTTTCTCATTATTTTCGCCGCCGTAGTGTGCTGTTACACGGGGAAAATCCTAATTGCCTGCCTGTATGAGGAGGACGAAGACGGGCAGCTCGTCCGTGTGAGGGACTCCTATGTGGACATTGCCAACGCCTGCTGCGCGCCCAGATTCCCATCTTTAGGTGGCCATGTCGTGAATGTAGCCCAAATCATAGAGCTAGTGATGACTTGCATCCTGTATGTGGTGGTCAGTGGCAATCTCATGTACAACAGCTTCCCCAACATGCCTATTTCCCAGAAGTCGTGGGCCATCATCGCCACCATCGCTCTCCTCCCCTGCGCCTTCCTCAGGAGCCTGAAAGCCGTCTCCAAGTTCAGCTTGCTGTGCACGATGGCCCACTTTGTCATCAACGTCCTGGTGATAGCTTACTGCCTCTCCAGAGCGAGGGACTGGGCCTGGGACAAGGTCAAGTTTTACATCGATGTCAAGAAGTTTCCTATCTCCATTGGGATTATCGTGTTCAGCTACACCTCGCAGATCTTCCTGCCGTCTCTGGAGGGGAACATGCAGAAACCGAGCGAGTTCCACTGCATGATGAACTGGACTCACATCGCTGCCTGCATCCTCAAGGGCCTGTTCGCCCTAGTGGCCTACTTGACCTGGGCTGATGCAACCAAGGAGGTCATCACAGACAACCTACCCTCAACCATCAGAGCTGTCGTCAACATCTTTCTAGTGGCCAAAGCTTTGCTGTCGTATCCGCTGCCGTTTTTCGCTGCTGTCGAGGTATTAGAGAAATCGTTTTTCCAGGACGGAGGACGTGCGATCTTTCCAGATTGCTACAGAGGCGATGGACGCATTAAACCCTGGGGGCTCACTCTCCGATGTATCCTTGTTGTGTTCACCTTGCTCATGGCGGTCTTTGTGCCACATTTCGCCCTCCTTATGGGTCTCACTGGCAGCCTGACAGGTGCAGGCCTGTGCTTTCTGCTTCCCAGTCTCTTCCACCTGAGGCTTTTATGGAGAAAGCTGCTATGGCACCAGGTCTTCTTTGATGTCGCCATCTTTGTAATAGGAGGTATATGCAGCATATCTGGGTTTATCCACTCAATGGAAGGGCTCGTAGAGG